One Halococcus hamelinensis 100A6 DNA window includes the following coding sequences:
- a CDS encoding alpha-ketoacid dehydrogenase subunit beta translates to MQANIVEAVNDALHTEMAADERVLVFGEDVAKSGGVFRATDELLDAFGSDRVVDTPLSEIAIVGGATGLAMYGYRPVAEIQFSGFLPPAFDQLVTNASRIRWRTRGELSASMVVRMPYGAGVRALEHHSESLEGSYAHVPGLRVVAPSTPADTKGLLTSAIRDPDPVLFMEPKRLYRSFREDVPEGDYTVPLDEAVVRTEGSDVTVIAWGAMMPPTLEATENLDADAEVIDLRTISPMDTETVVESVQKTGRAVVVHEGPRSGGVGSDIVACINDEALMYLEAPVERVTGFDTPVPLLSMEDYYFPHPPQIRASIERALSV, encoded by the coding sequence ATGCAGGCAAACATCGTCGAAGCCGTCAACGACGCATTGCACACGGAAATGGCGGCGGACGAGCGCGTTCTCGTCTTTGGCGAGGACGTTGCCAAGAGCGGTGGCGTCTTCCGGGCGACCGACGAGTTGCTCGATGCCTTCGGAAGCGACCGTGTTGTCGATACACCTCTTTCGGAGATCGCGATCGTTGGTGGTGCGACGGGGTTGGCGATGTACGGCTACCGACCGGTCGCGGAGATCCAGTTTTCAGGGTTCCTTCCGCCGGCGTTCGACCAGCTCGTCACGAACGCGAGTCGTATTCGCTGGCGAACACGGGGGGAGTTGAGTGCTTCGATGGTCGTGCGGATGCCGTATGGGGCGGGTGTTCGTGCACTCGAACACCACTCGGAGAGTCTCGAAGGGAGTTATGCACACGTTCCCGGTCTACGGGTCGTCGCCCCGAGCACGCCCGCCGACACCAAGGGATTACTCACGAGCGCGATCCGCGACCCCGACCCGGTGTTGTTCATGGAGCCGAAGCGCCTCTACCGGTCGTTCCGAGAGGACGTTCCCGAGGGCGATTACACCGTCCCGCTCGACGAGGCGGTCGTCCGCACGGAAGGCTCGGACGTCACCGTGATAGCATGGGGGGCGATGATGCCACCGACGCTCGAAGCGACCGAAAACCTCGACGCCGACGCGGAGGTGATAGACCTCCGGACCATCTCACCGATGGACACCGAAACCGTCGTCGAGTCGGTACAGAAAACGGGTCGAGCGGTCGTCGTTCACGAGGGTCCCCGAAGCGGTGGTGTCGGGAGCGACATCGTCGCGTGCATCAACGACGAGGCGCTGATGTATCTCGAAGCACCGGTCGAACGCGTTACGGGCTTCGACACGCCCGTTCCACTCCTCTCCATGGAGGATTACTATTTCCCACACCCACCACAGATACGAGCCAGCATCGAGCGGGCGCTCTCGGTTTGA
- a CDS encoding thiamine pyrophosphate-dependent enzyme: MCTDSLDFDLPSVLLVAKDNVQRRMANKRSTDPPIPPEPAEYGGEVKYLSQSNVDVPTHQLVTPDGTYEKDAIPALDPESFRDLYRWMVTSRVFNRRMVQMQRRGELGTFGSNRGQEASIVGSAYTLQPDDWMFLGRAWTAMFIRGVSMTDMILFWRGLEAAQRSFAEHNSQIAISIGSHLPLATGTAWGIDIEGEDTVSMAYFGDGATSTGGTHEALNLAGALELPVLFFCQNNQYAISMPFSKQTKATTIAQKALAYGIDAIRVDGQDVLAVYDAVANAREHVRRGEPVFVESVTYRLDAHTTSDDPTRYRDEEEEAAWEENDPIERYQSFLEAEDLWSGIDHDAVVAEAEDEFDAALRTANEFEERSIDDVFRYVYEKLPPELQRQLAEYKALLEERPEMYDYIEQRPKG; this comes from the coding sequence ATGTGTACTGATTCGCTCGACTTCGATCTCCCCTCGGTTTTATTAGTTGCTAAAGACAATGTGCAACGTCGAATGGCTAACAAACGATCGACCGACCCCCCTATCCCCCCGGAACCAGCGGAGTACGGAGGCGAGGTCAAGTACCTCTCACAGTCGAACGTGGACGTGCCGACACATCAACTCGTCACGCCCGATGGAACGTACGAGAAGGACGCGATTCCGGCGTTGGACCCGGAGTCGTTCCGTGACCTCTATCGGTGGATGGTGACGAGCCGCGTCTTCAATCGCCGCATGGTCCAGATGCAACGCCGTGGTGAACTGGGCACGTTCGGATCGAATCGTGGTCAGGAGGCCAGCATCGTCGGTAGTGCCTACACCCTACAGCCCGACGACTGGATGTTCCTCGGTCGCGCTTGGACGGCCATGTTCATTCGTGGTGTGTCGATGACGGACATGATCCTCTTCTGGCGCGGCCTCGAAGCGGCACAGCGCTCGTTTGCGGAACACAACTCCCAGATCGCCATCTCGATCGGCTCACACCTCCCGCTGGCTACGGGTACCGCGTGGGGAATAGACATCGAGGGGGAGGATACTGTTTCGATGGCCTACTTCGGCGACGGCGCGACGAGTACCGGCGGGACACACGAAGCCCTGAACCTCGCCGGCGCGCTCGAACTCCCTGTGCTGTTTTTCTGTCAGAACAATCAGTACGCGATCTCGATGCCGTTCTCGAAGCAGACCAAGGCGACCACCATCGCCCAGAAGGCGCTTGCGTACGGTATCGACGCCATTCGCGTCGATGGTCAGGATGTCCTCGCCGTTTACGACGCTGTGGCAAACGCTCGTGAGCACGTCCGCCGTGGAGAGCCCGTCTTCGTCGAATCCGTCACGTACCGACTGGACGCCCACACGACCAGCGACGACCCAACCCGGTATCGTGACGAGGAAGAGGAGGCTGCGTGGGAGGAAAACGACCCCATCGAGCGCTACCAGTCCTTCCTCGAAGCCGAGGACCTCTGGAGTGGTATCGACCACGACGCCGTCGTGGCAGAGGCCGAAGACGAGTTCGACGCGGCCCTACGGACCGCAAACGAGTTCGAAGAACGAAGCATCGACGACGTGTTTCGGTACGTCTACGAGAAACTACCACCGGAACTCCAGCGACAGCTTGCGGAGTACAAAGCACTGCTCGAGGAACGTCCGGAGATGTACGATTATATCGAACAGCGGCCGAAGGGGTAA
- a CDS encoding Nramp family divalent metal transporter, producing the protein MELPSEDWIGFFKNHFGPSMMWALLGIGSSHIVLAPTFGASFGLFAIWAISFIFLVKYGAWALGIRYNYTVGKDLIAGYKDLPGPGNWALWASAFVVLIAVVLNTAAVGMAGAAVVAALSSVGQLGAFIVIVVVSTLLVAGTNYTFLERFLFLFIVLFVFLMVLSLLVGLPSMAVVTETTFAVPALLESPFLPVFAAAAGLTPTLINSSLFLSSWSLTKNQGARHDDVEDSQASEYEDYISAWLKTGLKDFRIGYLLSYLLMVILATLAASVLYPGLPEGDIAAALGEIFGESFGQWAFYVMMVGAFAALWSTVIASLDGGARVFVNILSELEIDVAPDRTRRLLVVLFALLSAVPVVVLGQTPTVLIVAFGTAGLLIEVFIYPANLYLVYNHVPEKFRPSSGWLAYYIVAIVCFVGLAVLGGLSQVGIL; encoded by the coding sequence ATGGAACTCCCATCCGAGGACTGGATAGGTTTTTTCAAGAATCACTTTGGACCGTCGATGATGTGGGCCCTCCTCGGGATCGGCTCAAGTCATATCGTTCTTGCACCGACGTTCGGGGCGTCCTTCGGGCTCTTCGCCATCTGGGCCATCTCCTTCATCTTTCTCGTGAAATACGGCGCTTGGGCACTGGGGATCAGATACAACTACACCGTCGGAAAGGACCTCATCGCGGGATACAAGGACCTACCGGGACCGGGAAACTGGGCACTGTGGGCCTCCGCATTCGTGGTTCTCATCGCGGTCGTATTGAACACGGCCGCGGTGGGGATGGCCGGAGCCGCCGTCGTCGCGGCCCTCTCTTCGGTCGGTCAACTCGGCGCGTTCATCGTCATCGTCGTCGTCTCGACGCTTCTGGTCGCGGGAACGAACTACACCTTTCTGGAGCGGTTCCTGTTCCTTTTCATCGTGCTATTCGTCTTTCTCATGGTTCTCAGCTTGTTAGTAGGGCTACCTTCGATGGCCGTCGTCACGGAGACAACGTTCGCCGTTCCCGCCCTCCTCGAATCACCGTTCCTCCCGGTCTTCGCCGCCGCGGCCGGTCTCACCCCGACGCTCATCAACAGCAGTCTCTTCCTTAGCTCGTGGAGCCTGACGAAGAATCAGGGTGCGCGTCACGATGACGTCGAGGACAGTCAAGCGAGCGAGTACGAGGACTATATTTCAGCGTGGCTAAAGACGGGGCTGAAGGACTTCCGAATCGGGTATCTCCTCAGCTACCTTCTGATGGTGATTCTCGCCACTCTGGCCGCGAGCGTTCTCTACCCGGGCTTGCCCGAAGGGGACATTGCAGCCGCTCTCGGGGAGATATTCGGCGAATCCTTCGGGCAGTGGGCGTTCTATGTCATGATGGTCGGCGCGTTCGCTGCGCTTTGGTCGACGGTCATCGCGTCGCTTGACGGAGGCGCTAGAGTGTTCGTGAATATCCTGTCCGAACTTGAGATAGACGTTGCACCCGACCGGACGAGACGGCTACTCGTCGTCCTCTTCGCTCTGCTAAGCGCGGTCCCTGTCGTCGTTCTCGGACAGACACCCACCGTGTTGATCGTCGCGTTCGGGACAGCCGGACTCCTCATAGAGGTCTTCATCTATCCGGCCAACCTGTATCTCGTCTACAATCACGTGCCGGAGAAGTTCCGTCCGAGCAGCGGATGGCTGGCGTATTACATCGTCGCGATCGTCTGTTTCGTCGGTCTGGCGGTCCTGGGCGGTCTCTCACAGGTGGGAATCCTCTGA
- a CDS encoding MoaF C-terminal domain-containing protein — protein sequence MTGSSNWVPMGDIAEGYGANRMEATDSLSGREFTLNFEDDSSVRYEFIDGETLKWTVMGGTGGEESAEGSYNATLPREEIYFVDFMKTDEERTSVSLSLDFERGVATAVTATIPSSKEEMPTLLLENAMADESLSAGEYEVRSATIDEPFTDSAELHGRTNELTGKRVKYTYSDNSIYEHIYLNDGCFVWHCLEGEEKDIAEATPCTYYEIADSLYLLVWGEIVLPVIGVILIDLRALKTTGKMLCDDKNDFENAVNIPMGAHAEPLNVTPSIR from the coding sequence ATGACTGGTTCATCAAACTGGGTGCCGATGGGCGATATAGCCGAAGGCTACGGTGCGAATCGGATGGAGGCCACTGATTCGCTCTCGGGAAGGGAGTTCACCCTCAACTTCGAAGACGACTCGTCGGTGAGATACGAGTTCATCGACGGTGAGACGCTGAAATGGACTGTCATGGGTGGTACCGGAGGGGAAGAAAGCGCAGAAGGGAGTTACAATGCGACGCTACCGAGGGAGGAGATATACTTCGTAGACTTCATGAAAACGGACGAGGAGAGAACGTCTGTCTCGCTGTCGCTTGATTTCGAACGGGGAGTCGCAACGGCGGTTACCGCCACCATCCCTTCCTCGAAGGAAGAAATGCCGACGTTGCTGCTCGAAAACGCGATGGCCGATGAGTCGTTGTCAGCGGGTGAGTACGAGGTCCGGTCTGCGACCATCGATGAGCCGTTCACCGACTCGGCCGAGCTCCACGGGAGAACGAACGAGCTGACGGGAAAGCGAGTAAAGTACACCTACAGCGACAACAGCATATACGAACACATCTACCTCAACGACGGGTGCTTCGTATGGCACTGTCTGGAAGGTGAGGAAAAGGATATCGCGGAAGCCACCCCCTGTACCTACTACGAGATCGCTGACTCCCTCTACTTGCTCGTCTGGGGTGAGATCGTTCTCCCCGTGATCGGAGTGATCCTCATCGACCTGCGGGCGCTGAAGACGACTGGAAAGATGCTCTGCGACGACAAGAACGACTTCGAGAACGCGGTCAATATTCCGATGGGAGCCCACGCAGAGCCCCTCAACGTAACTCCCTCCATCCGCTAA
- a CDS encoding ABC transporter substrate-binding protein: MPASSNTRRQFLKSGVVATAGLSALSGCTGVGGVGGGGTPSLNLAYTVPVENVSSLMAIPEIRDQMENLGSDYELSVSRNSATPDTLNQMSAGEVDIGLLSSVSYANAVAQDAVPGGIKLVATDFWDAHPDNYGFTTYSLPDSNITSPQDMRGATVATNGLGTGTHAVYVKMFQKVGLTPGQNVEVVELGFPNMTAALEEGRIDVGLYAALFAPQARNKNFNVVFDSHDVWKQYPFAYLAARNRTIENNQDALNAWGQDYVRLLDYIQKNRSKVVSWASEQFDIEQSTIDAFFLTKNDYYREDPVTDIQRMQTVIDNLVSLGMIDSGFNVGEHITNQFVKS, translated from the coding sequence GTGCCAGCAAGTAGCAATACCAGACGACAGTTTCTTAAGTCCGGAGTCGTAGCCACCGCCGGGCTCAGTGCGCTTTCCGGGTGTACGGGAGTAGGCGGAGTGGGAGGTGGCGGCACGCCGTCACTGAATCTCGCGTATACGGTTCCGGTCGAGAACGTATCATCCCTGATGGCGATCCCGGAGATACGGGACCAGATGGAAAACCTCGGAAGCGACTACGAGCTTTCCGTCTCTCGGAATTCGGCGACACCGGATACGCTGAATCAGATGTCCGCCGGCGAGGTCGATATCGGTCTTCTCTCTTCGGTGAGTTATGCCAACGCCGTAGCACAGGACGCCGTCCCCGGCGGGATCAAGCTCGTCGCGACGGATTTCTGGGACGCTCACCCGGACAACTATGGCTTCACGACGTACTCGTTACCGGACTCCAACATCACCAGCCCCCAGGACATGAGAGGTGCAACCGTCGCGACCAACGGCTTGGGGACGGGGACACACGCCGTGTACGTGAAGATGTTCCAGAAAGTCGGTCTCACTCCGGGCCAGAACGTCGAAGTCGTCGAGCTCGGCTTCCCGAACATGACCGCCGCACTAGAGGAGGGGCGCATCGACGTCGGGCTTTACGCGGCCCTGTTCGCGCCACAGGCACGCAACAAGAACTTCAACGTCGTATTCGACAGCCACGACGTCTGGAAACAGTATCCGTTCGCGTACCTGGCCGCACGGAACAGAACGATAGAGAACAACCAGGACGCGCTCAATGCGTGGGGTCAGGATTACGTCCGCCTCCTCGATTACATCCAGAAGAACCGCTCGAAAGTCGTCTCCTGGGCTTCCGAGCAGTTCGATATCGAACAGAGCACGATCGACGCGTTCTTCCTCACGAAAAACGACTACTACCGAGAGGATCCGGTCACCGATATCCAGCGTATGCAGACGGTGATCGACAATCTCGTTAGTCTGGGCATGATCGATAGCGGATTCAACGTGGGCGAACACATCACGAATCAGTTCGTGAAGTCGTGA
- a CDS encoding malate dehydrogenase, translated as MHVVIIGGASRIGSTVGYTLSGMDPDVEVTLVDIDEDAAWAHATDISHAKYHFSGTLERVSNSATDVGGAVRSTTPAGLEGLDPDLLVFNAAAPRPEEATDRGAREAELDRNLEIVDTVADQLRDLEPVPVLVVTNPVDRLTYRFWSVLDWPRARFIGYSLSEMARAADVVGRKLGEAGQNVHCPIMGEHGEHIVPVFSHARVDGEPVEIPESEYADIREYIRDIPFEIAESRGVQETSRWVTSAGVTRVIRTIAAGENETPICLSTPLAGEYGLRDVCLSVPVTLDENGVAEIHDWELSRSERRELATAYEAVRADVDGM; from the coding sequence ATGCATGTCGTGATAATCGGTGGTGCGAGCAGGATCGGATCCACTGTCGGGTATACCTTGTCCGGGATGGATCCGGACGTCGAGGTCACGCTCGTCGATATCGATGAGGATGCAGCATGGGCCCACGCCACGGATATCTCCCATGCAAAATACCACTTTTCGGGAACGCTCGAACGGGTGTCGAACTCCGCAACCGACGTGGGGGGAGCGGTCCGGTCGACGACTCCAGCCGGACTAGAGGGGCTCGATCCCGACCTTCTCGTGTTCAATGCCGCCGCACCACGACCAGAAGAGGCGACCGACCGCGGTGCCCGGGAGGCCGAACTAGATCGCAACCTCGAAATCGTCGATACCGTTGCTGACCAGCTCCGGGATCTCGAGCCGGTTCCCGTACTCGTCGTGACCAACCCCGTCGACCGTCTCACGTACCGGTTTTGGTCGGTACTCGATTGGCCGCGAGCGAGATTCATAGGCTACTCGCTCTCCGAGATGGCCCGGGCTGCGGACGTTGTGGGGAGGAAGTTGGGTGAAGCGGGGCAAAACGTTCACTGTCCGATAATGGGCGAGCATGGGGAGCACATCGTTCCCGTGTTCTCTCATGCTCGTGTCGACGGGGAGCCGGTCGAGATCCCCGAGAGCGAGTACGCGGACATCCGAGAGTACATACGTGACATTCCGTTCGAGATCGCGGAAAGCCGAGGTGTGCAAGAGACATCCCGATGGGTGACCAGTGCCGGCGTTACCCGTGTGATCCGGACCATAGCGGCTGGCGAGAACGAGACTCCGATCTGTTTGTCGACGCCGTTGGCTGGAGAGTACGGCCTCAGAGACGTTTGTCTCAGCGTTCCAGTTACGTTGGATGAGAACGGTGTCGCCGAGATCCACGACTGGGAGTTATCGCGGAGCGAGCGTCGAGAGTTGGCCACGGCGTACGAAGCGGTACGGGCCGATGTGGACGGGATGTGA